A portion of the Bifidobacterium bifidum ATCC 29521 = JCM 1255 = DSM 20456 genome contains these proteins:
- a CDS encoding ABC transporter ATP-binding protein, whose protein sequence is MLEINDLTREFTRRGARFAAVDHVSFSMDQGELVAIIGRSGNGKSTLLNLIAGLLKPTSGTVEIDGRNVSKLSDKELSQLRNATLGFVTQGQTLLGNLTVLDNVILPAVLFGPAKKTVVPDDVAAPGEADAAGAADSAREQDDADMPDVIDDDLTAEHEPDALERRATMLLDRLGVADLSDSYPKELSGGEMRRVSIARALMNGPKLLILDEPTGDLDATSTTMVMRLLRNVADETAAVLIVTHDGDTLPYADRVYAMDAGRLTPAGGA, encoded by the coding sequence ATGCTTGAGATCAATGATCTGACCCGTGAATTCACCCGGCGCGGCGCGCGTTTCGCCGCCGTCGACCACGTGAGCTTCTCCATGGACCAGGGCGAACTGGTCGCCATCATCGGACGTTCCGGCAACGGCAAAAGCACGCTGCTCAATCTGATCGCTGGCCTGCTCAAGCCGACGTCCGGCACCGTCGAGATCGACGGCCGAAACGTCTCCAAGCTGTCGGACAAGGAGCTCTCGCAGCTGCGCAACGCGACGCTCGGGTTCGTCACGCAGGGACAGACGCTGCTCGGCAACCTCACCGTGCTCGACAACGTCATTCTTCCGGCCGTGCTGTTTGGCCCGGCGAAGAAAACGGTGGTGCCGGATGATGTTGCGGCGCCCGGCGAAGCCGATGCCGCCGGCGCGGCCGATTCCGCACGTGAGCAGGACGATGCCGACATGCCCGACGTCATCGACGATGATCTCACGGCGGAGCACGAGCCCGACGCCCTGGAGCGACGGGCGACGATGCTGCTGGATCGACTCGGCGTGGCTGACCTGTCCGACAGCTATCCCAAGGAGCTGTCGGGTGGCGAGATGCGCCGTGTCTCCATCGCCCGGGCGCTCATGAACGGGCCGAAGCTGCTGATCCTCGACGAGCCGACCGGCGATCTCGACGCGACGAGCACCACGATGGTCATGCGTCTGCTGCGCAACGTCGCCGATGAGACGGCGGCGGTGCTTATCGTGACCCATGACGGCGACACGTTGCCATACGCTGACCGCGTGTATGCCATGGACGCGGGGCGGCTCACCCCGGCCGGCGGAGCCTGA
- the rpsD gene encoding 30S ribosomal protein S4, giving the protein MTNVQRSRRQVRLSRALGIALTPKAQRIFEKRPYAPGEHGRTRRRTESDYAVRLREKQRLRAQYGVSEKQLRSAYEKATRTAGQTGNAMLTDLEVRLDNLVLRAGIARTTAQARQFVVHRHILVDGNIVDRPSYRVKPGQTIQVRAKSQTMVPFQIAAEGVHRDVLPPVPGYLDVNLASLKATLTRKPEVEEIPVQVNIQYVVEFYAR; this is encoded by the coding sequence ATGACCAACGTTCAGCGTTCTCGCCGTCAGGTGCGCCTTTCCCGCGCCCTCGGCATCGCACTGACCCCCAAGGCTCAGCGCATCTTCGAAAAGCGCCCGTACGCTCCCGGTGAGCACGGCCGCACCCGTCGTCGCACCGAATCCGATTACGCGGTTCGTCTGCGCGAGAAGCAGCGCCTGCGCGCCCAGTACGGCGTCTCCGAGAAGCAGCTTCGCTCCGCTTACGAGAAGGCGACCCGCACCGCCGGCCAGACCGGTAACGCGATGCTCACCGATCTCGAAGTCCGTCTTGACAACCTCGTGCTGCGTGCCGGCATCGCCCGTACCACCGCTCAGGCCCGTCAGTTCGTGGTGCACCGTCACATCCTCGTCGACGGCAACATCGTGGATCGTCCGTCCTACCGTGTCAAGCCCGGCCAGACCATTCAGGTGAGGGCTAAGAGCCAGACCATGGTTCCGTTCCAGATCGCCGCCGAAGGCGTGCACCGCGATGTGCTGCCGCCCGTCCCCGGCTACCTCGACGTGAACCTGGCTTCCCTGAAGGCCACCCTGACCCGCAAGCCTGAAGTCGAGGAGATCCCGGTTCAGGTCAACATCCAGTACGTCGTCGAGTTCTACGCTCGCTGA
- a CDS encoding ABC transporter permease, translated as MITRITLKRLPLENLKRKPFRTAALVIVVMMLTLAFFGGSLLSMNLRNGLRSMQERMGADLMVVPQDTGAKAEALLTNGGSNTFYFTNDIENLVSKADGISRVTAQTYISSLAAACCDEKVQIIGFNPATDFVITPWITSQFDGTLKDGEVVAGSNISVSGNNTIKLYGHEFPVAAQLGSTGTSLDNSVFVNMSTIPSIISYSSSVGHAAIPAEYADKAVSAILIKVKDGYDAKQVSLNITKESGLEGLGFVYPGGVTATTKTNLDALVGYVTLFVAVFWIMGLIVLLAVFASAMNERKKEFAAYRIMGATRGTLIALIVKESALIGLVGGVIGIAGASLAVFPFNTLISRQLQLPYLQTDALKVVALVAISLVFAVATGLLASIVTAVKLSAPETYLTLREGE; from the coding sequence ATGATCACACGAATCACTCTCAAACGACTGCCACTGGAGAACCTGAAGCGCAAGCCGTTTCGCACGGCTGCGCTCGTCATCGTCGTCATGATGCTGACGCTCGCGTTCTTCGGCGGCTCGCTGCTGTCCATGAACCTGCGCAACGGATTGCGCAGCATGCAGGAACGCATGGGAGCCGACCTCATGGTGGTGCCGCAGGATACCGGCGCCAAAGCCGAGGCCCTGCTCACTAACGGCGGATCCAACACGTTCTATTTCACCAACGACATCGAGAACCTGGTCTCCAAGGCCGATGGCATCTCCCGAGTTACGGCCCAGACGTACATATCATCGCTCGCGGCCGCATGCTGCGACGAGAAGGTGCAGATCATAGGCTTCAACCCCGCGACCGACTTCGTCATCACCCCCTGGATCACATCGCAGTTCGACGGGACGCTGAAAGACGGAGAAGTCGTAGCCGGCTCGAACATCAGCGTATCCGGCAACAACACGATCAAGCTGTACGGGCATGAGTTCCCGGTCGCCGCCCAGCTCGGCTCGACCGGCACCAGCCTGGACAATTCGGTGTTCGTCAATATGTCCACCATCCCCTCGATCATCTCGTACTCGTCGTCGGTGGGACACGCGGCCATCCCCGCCGAATACGCCGACAAGGCGGTCTCCGCGATCCTCATCAAGGTCAAGGACGGGTATGACGCCAAGCAGGTCTCGCTCAACATCACCAAGGAATCCGGTCTCGAAGGGCTCGGATTCGTGTATCCGGGCGGCGTGACAGCCACCACCAAGACCAACCTCGACGCGCTGGTCGGGTACGTCACGCTGTTCGTCGCAGTGTTCTGGATCATGGGCCTCATCGTGCTGCTGGCAGTGTTCGCATCCGCGATGAACGAGCGGAAGAAGGAATTCGCGGCCTACCGCATCATGGGCGCCACGCGCGGCACACTGATTGCGCTCATCGTCAAGGAATCGGCGCTGATCGGACTGGTCGGTGGCGTCATCGGCATCGCGGGCGCGTCTCTGGCGGTGTTCCCGTTCAACACGTTGATCAGCAGGCAGCTGCAGCTGCCATACCTGCAGACCGACGCGCTCAAGGTCGTCGCGCTCGTCGCCATAAGCCTCGTGTTCGCCGTCGCGACCGGACTGCTGGCATCAATCGTCACCGCGGTCAAGCTGTCCGCGCCCGAAACCTATCTCACGTTGCGCGAGGGGGAGTGA